A single genomic interval of Coccidioides posadasii str. Silveira chromosome 1, complete sequence harbors:
- a CDS encoding uncharacterized protein (EggNog:ENOG410PFQH~COG:F~BUSCO:5584at33183) has translation MRGVQIFSGTSHPALTEAICERLGTVPAKCELRKFSNGETCVNIGVSVRNQDVFIVQSGSSKINDSVMELLIMISACKGGSAKSITAVLPYFPYSRQSKKKSHRGAITARMLANLLSIAGVDHVITVDLHASQMQGFFGKPVDNLFAESLIARWIRINVPRWHEAVVVTKNAGGSKRVTSLADALKLNFGIVTTDRRRQKYNHNSMTDSAIFFDSVDHNLANVRNAEFQPRNVSHRASLPTRPRPQDINLNSSSLPDPFIDAQPNTLATLPEESRTPQSGLGEAGHDDDDTTNEYTDERAREVVTARLVQGHLVDDDYPSANLSSTAASVSGFNVTVERTEIYDGASLDPTSESAVSTLSSFQPEHALGGSFDAAASSDEEDEKAQNSNHERTITLVGDVRDKTVFIVDDMIDRAGSWIAAAETVVKKGGANKVYCIATHGLFGENSLEQMERCDCIDYVVITNTFPIDPQRARRMKKLVVLDVSALVSESIRRHHYGESISSLFELRD, from the exons ATGCGGGGCGTTCAGATATTCTCCGGTACCTCTCACCCCGCCCTCACGGAGGCCATCTGCGAGCGGCTGGGAACCGTCCCTGCGAAATGCGAACTGCGGAAATTTAGCAATGGCGAGACCTGTGTGAATATCGGCGTATCGGTGCGAAATCAGGATGTCTTCATTGTCCAGAGTGGAAGCAGCAAGATCAATGATAGCGTGATGGAACTGCTGATCATGATCTCGGCATGCAAGGGCGGATCGGCGAAGTCAATAACGG CTGTACTGCC ATACTTCCCTTATTCGCGTCAatcgaagaagaagagccaTCGCGGAGCGATTACAGCCCGAATGCTTGCCAATCTACTCTCGATCGCTGGCGTAGACCATGTTATCACTGTGGACCTGCAT GCATCCCAAATGCAGGGGTTTTTCGGAAAACCCGTTGATAACCTCTTTGCCGAATCTTTGATAGCACGGTGGATTAGGATAAACGTTCCACGCTGGCATGAAGCTGTGGTAGTTACGAAGAATGCTGGAGGCAGCAAGCGTGTAACCTCACTCGCAGACGCATTGAAACTGAACTTCGGCATCGTTACGACAGACCGCAGACGGCAGAAGTATAACCACAATTCCATGACTGATAGTGCCATATTCTTTGACTCAGTCGACCATAACCTGGCAAATGTCAGAAATGCGGAATTCCAGCCGCGGAATGTCTCGCATCGCGCGAGTTTACCCACTCGTCCTCGCCCTCAAGATATTAACCTTAATTCATCCTCCCTTCCCGACCCCTTTATCGATGCGCAACCTAACACTTTGGCAACCCTCCCTGAAGAGAGCAGAACACCACAATCTGGACTCGGAGAGGCCGGCCACGATGATGACGATACGACGAATGAATATACTGATGAGCGTGCCCGTGAAGTTGTAACCGCGCGACTGGTCCAGGGGCATTTAGTTGACGATGACTACCCCTCGGCAAATCTCTCCTCTACTGCAGCTTCGGTTTCCGGCTTCAATGTTACCGTGGAGCGGACCGAGATATACGATGGCGCTTCTCTCGATCCAACTTCGGAGTCAGCAGTGTCTACACTATCATCCTTCCAACCGGAGCACGCCCTCGGTGGGTCCTTCGATGCTGCCGCCTCTTCAGACGAAGAGGATGAAAAAGCTCAAAATTCTAACCATGAGCGCACGATCACCCTGGTTGGTGATGTCAGGGACAAAACTGTCTTTATTGTTGATGATATGATTGACCGCGCAGGATCTTGGATCGCGGCGGCAGAGACCGTTGTGAAAAAGGGTGGTGCGAACAAGGTATACTGTATCGCGACCCACGGTCTTTTCGGAGAAAACTCGCTTGAACAGATGGAGCGGTGCGATTGCATTGACTACGTCGTCATAACAAATACGTTCCCCATTGATCCGCAAAGGGCTAGAAGGATGAAGAAACTGGTTGTTCTGGACGTATCTGCACTGGTGTCAGAGAGTATCCGGCGCCACCACTACGGAGAGAG tatctcttctctctttgagTTGCGCGACTAG
- a CDS encoding uncharacterized protein (EggNog:ENOG410PFQH~COG:F~BUSCO:5584at33183) has translation MRGVQIFSGTSHPALTEAICERLGTVPAKCELRKFSNGETCVNIGVSVRNQDVFIVQSGSSKINDSVMELLIMISACKGGSAKSITAVLPYFPYSRQSKKKSHRGAITARMLANLLSIAGVDHVITVDLHASQMQGFFGKPVDNLFAESLIARWIRINVPRWHEAVVVTKNAGGSKRVTSLADALKLNFGIVTTDRRRQKYNHNSMTDSAIFFDSVDHNLANVRNAEFQPRNVSHRASLPTRPRPQDINLNSSSLPDPFIDAQPNTLATLPEESRTPQSGLGEAGHDDDDTTNEYTDERAREVVTARLVQGHLVDDDYPSANLSSTAASVSGFNVTVERTEIYDGASLDPTSESAVSTLSSFQPEHALGGSFDAAASSDEEDEKAQNSNHERTITLVGDVRDKTVFIVDDMIDRAGSWIAAAETVVKKGGANKVYCIATHGLFGENSLEQMERCDCIDYVVITNTFPIDPQRARRMKKLVVLDVSALVSESIRRHHYGER, from the exons ATGCGGGGCGTTCAGATATTCTCCGGTACCTCTCACCCCGCCCTCACGGAGGCCATCTGCGAGCGGCTGGGAACCGTCCCTGCGAAATGCGAACTGCGGAAATTTAGCAATGGCGAGACCTGTGTGAATATCGGCGTATCGGTGCGAAATCAGGATGTCTTCATTGTCCAGAGTGGAAGCAGCAAGATCAATGATAGCGTGATGGAACTGCTGATCATGATCTCGGCATGCAAGGGCGGATCGGCGAAGTCAATAACGG CTGTACTGCC ATACTTCCCTTATTCGCGTCAatcgaagaagaagagccaTCGCGGAGCGATTACAGCCCGAATGCTTGCCAATCTACTCTCGATCGCTGGCGTAGACCATGTTATCACTGTGGACCTGCAT GCATCCCAAATGCAGGGGTTTTTCGGAAAACCCGTTGATAACCTCTTTGCCGAATCTTTGATAGCACGGTGGATTAGGATAAACGTTCCACGCTGGCATGAAGCTGTGGTAGTTACGAAGAATGCTGGAGGCAGCAAGCGTGTAACCTCACTCGCAGACGCATTGAAACTGAACTTCGGCATCGTTACGACAGACCGCAGACGGCAGAAGTATAACCACAATTCCATGACTGATAGTGCCATATTCTTTGACTCAGTCGACCATAACCTGGCAAATGTCAGAAATGCGGAATTCCAGCCGCGGAATGTCTCGCATCGCGCGAGTTTACCCACTCGTCCTCGCCCTCAAGATATTAACCTTAATTCATCCTCCCTTCCCGACCCCTTTATCGATGCGCAACCTAACACTTTGGCAACCCTCCCTGAAGAGAGCAGAACACCACAATCTGGACTCGGAGAGGCCGGCCACGATGATGACGATACGACGAATGAATATACTGATGAGCGTGCCCGTGAAGTTGTAACCGCGCGACTGGTCCAGGGGCATTTAGTTGACGATGACTACCCCTCGGCAAATCTCTCCTCTACTGCAGCTTCGGTTTCCGGCTTCAATGTTACCGTGGAGCGGACCGAGATATACGATGGCGCTTCTCTCGATCCAACTTCGGAGTCAGCAGTGTCTACACTATCATCCTTCCAACCGGAGCACGCCCTCGGTGGGTCCTTCGATGCTGCCGCCTCTTCAGACGAAGAGGATGAAAAAGCTCAAAATTCTAACCATGAGCGCACGATCACCCTGGTTGGTGATGTCAGGGACAAAACTGTCTTTATTGTTGATGATATGATTGACCGCGCAGGATCTTGGATCGCGGCGGCAGAGACCGTTGTGAAAAAGGGTGGTGCGAACAAGGTATACTGTATCGCGACCCACGGTCTTTTCGGAGAAAACTCGCTTGAACAGATGGAGCGGTGCGATTGCATTGACTACGTCGTCATAACAAATACGTTCCCCATTGATCCGCAAAGGGCTAGAAGGATGAAGAAACTGGTTGTTCTGGACGTATCTGCACTGGTGTCAGAGAGTATCCGGCGCCACCACTACGGAGAGAGGTAG
- the MET8 gene encoding Bifunctional dehydrogenase and ferrochelatase (EggNog:ENOG410PFN2~COG:H~BUSCO:12113at33183), protein MPHSFPPIQPGGSLMVAWQVRDKKVLVVGGGEVAAGRILHALNADAKVTVVCPSACLNPEVKFRISQNQVTYRDRKFEPVDLEEDVAMVFVAIDDPEASTQIWKLCKERRIPANIADVPSECDFYFGSVHRDGPLQVMVSTNGNGPKLASIVRKEIASALPGNTGAAIQNVGVLRKKLRELAPEAKDGPKRMKWISRICETWSLEELVEMDESDMDSLLAFYAQNTVPTFEQVRLKEEDNIATFDGSMGWSC, encoded by the exons ATGCCGCACAGCTTTCCTCCCATCCAGCCTGGCGGCTCTCTCATGGTCGCATGGCAGGTACGGGACAAGAAGGTGCTCGTCGTAGGTGGAGGTGAG GTCGCAGCAGGCAGGATCCTGCACGCCTTGAACGCCGATGCCAAAGTCACCGTCGTATGCCCGTCCGCATGCCTCAATCCCGAAGTCAAGTTCCGCATCTCCCAAAACCAGGTCACCTACAGAGATCGAAAATTTGAACCCGTCGACCTCGAGGAAGATGTAGCGATGGTATTTGTCGCAATCGACGACCCGGAAGCTTCCACGCAGATCTGGAAACTGTGCAAGGAGCGCCGAATACCCGCAAACATCGCCGATGTCCCTTCGGAGTGCGACTTCTACTTCGGCAGCGTACATCGCGATGGACCGCTGCAGGTGATGGTGAGCACGAACGGGAACGGGCCAAAGTTGGCCAGTATTGTCAGAAAGGAGATTGCGTCGGCGCTTCCGGGGAATACGGGCGCAGCGATCCAGAATGTTGGTGTGTTACGGAAGAAGCTGAGAGAGCTTGCCCCCGAGGCGAAGGATGGGCCGAAAAGGATGAAATG GATCTCCCGCATATGCGAGACATGGAGCTTGGAGGAGCTTGTTGAGATGGACGAAAGTGATATGGATAGCCTGCTTGCATTCTACGCGCAGAACACGGTTCCTACCTTCGAACAAGTCCGTTTGAAAGAAGAGGATAATATTGCAACTTTTGATGGCAGCATGGGTTGGAGCTGCTGA
- the MDH1 gene encoding Malate dehydrogenase, cytoplasmic (EggNog:ENOG410PGCI~COG:C~BUSCO:9860at33183): protein MFAARRTVGLFQRRAFSASAQQNSKVTVLGAAGGIGQPLSLLMKLNPRVSQLALYDIRGGPGVAADLSHINTNSTVTGHDPTPSGLREALTDAEIVLIPAGVPRKPGMTRDDLFNTNASIVRDLAKAAADAAPKANILVISNPVNSTVPIVAEVFKSKNVYNPKRLFGVTTLDVVRASRFISEIKKTDPANEEVPVIGGHSGVTIVPLVSQSNHPDITGEALEALVNRIQFGGDEVVKAKAGAGSATLSMAMAGARFAESLLKASQGVKDVIEPTFVESPLYKSQGIDFFASRVRLGPNGVEEILPVGKVSEYEQKLLDACLVDLKKNITKGIDFVKNNP from the exons ATGTTTGCCGCCCGCAGAACTGTCGGCCTTTTTCAGCGCCGTGCCTTCTCGGCGTCTGCTCAACAG AACTCCAAGGTTACCGTCCTCGGTGCTGCTGGTGGCATTGGTCAGCCTCTGTCTCTGCTCATGAAGCTGAACCCTCGTGTTAGCCAGCTTGCTCTCTACGATATCCGCGGTGGGCCAG GTGTCGCTGCTGATCTTAGCCACATCAACACCAACAGCACCGTTACCGGCCATGACCCAACTCCTTCTGGTCTTCGTGAAGCCTTGACCGACGCTGAAATTGTCTTGATCCCTGCTGGTGTTCCTCGCAAGCCTGGCATGACCCGTGATG ATCTCTTCAACACCAACGCCTCCATTGTCCGCGACTTGGCCAAGGCTGCTGCCGATGCTGCCCCAAAGGCTAACATCCTTGTCATCTCTAACCCT GTCAACTCCACCGTCCCCATTGTTGCCGAAGTCTTCAAGTCCAAGAACGTCTACAACCCCAAGCGCCTGTTCGGTGTTACCACCCTCGACGTTGTCCGTGCCTCTCGCTTCATCTCCGAGATCAAAAAGACCGACCCTGCCAACGAGGAAGTTCCCGTGATCGGTGGACACTCTGGTGTCACCATTGTTCCTTTGGTCTCTCAATCTAACCACCCAGATATCACCGGTGAAGCCCTCGAGGCCCTTGTCAACCGCATCCAGTTCGGTGGTGATGAGGTCGTCAAAGCCAAGGCTGGTGCTGGATCTGCTACCCTTTCCATGGCCATGGCCGGTGCTCGTTTCGCCGAGAGCTTGCTCAAGGCCTCTCAGGGCGTTAAGGATGTCATCGAGCCAACCTTTGTTGAGAGCCCTCTCTACAAATCCCAGGGAATTGACTTCTTCGCCTCCCGTGTCAGACTTGGACCCAACGGTGTTGAGGAGATCCTTCCAGTTGGCAAGGTCTCTGAGTACGAGCAGAAGTTGCTCGATGCCTGCTTGGTTGACCTCAAGAAGAACATTACCAAGG GTATTGATTTCGTCAAGAACAACCCTTAA
- a CDS encoding uncharacterized protein (SECRETED:SignalP(1-24)~EggNog:ENOG410PYQU~TransMembrane:5 (n9-20c24/25o86-109i121-141o153-172i316-346o366-387i)): MGRIAFSRLSIISLICLLVLGISASPTRTYPSERIRRDLVNPSNIPQGHNDTIICVYPISGQYGSLPRVLYYVSLVVGIVGRYQQWLVIGALASALSYAGSTAIHMLALTKSRAPVFDLDILGAWAILTTGCMAFAAMVHWSSALRQSGGKLVIVLWGGLIGIGCITGRSLLLDVHSDAEPACRSANGDLLTSASELVSPLFKCTYKCFSAKTPMRQTNEITAIPTDQLLGTYANLGVVLIVPIIAAAQKSVAFNWSQHTPSYACTAIVMTCINSSLNLRLSQSTYNAACQTWYGGYILLFHYMCKAKFKLGLKKFLMVSIVAPIMFFDLFFDLAALPLFVANIIFNELNLLKTNIPVEEEYSSVGQWSPVVSAALVLAASVINRSAEWWKMKKQRRQRTMPEQEEIQLPSWPTDSQQPPLKHTIYPGQQESGVVIRELTPQETLRIDSLEHEPLPQALVREHRFV; this comes from the coding sequence ATGGGCCGCATCGCCTTTTCTCGACTCTCTATCATATCACTTATATGCTTGCTCGTTCTCGGCATATCAGCCTCGCCAACTCGCACATATCCCTCCGAGCGGATTCGCCGTGACCTTGTCAACCCATCGAACATTCCCCAGGGGCATAACGACACCATCATATGTGTCTACCCCATCAGTGGGCAATACGGCTCCCTCCCACGAGTTCTCTACTATGTGTCACTCGTTGTTGGAATTGTCGGCCGGTATCAACAATGGCTAGTCATCGGAGCTCTCGCCTCCGCTTTATCATACGCtggctccactgctattCACATGCTCGCTCTAACGAAATCGCGCGCGCCGGTTTTTGATCTAGATATTCTTGGTGCGTGGGCGATACTCACGACCGGATGCATGGCCTTTGCGGCTATGGTACATTGGTCCTCCGCGCTTCGGCAATCAGGAGGCAAGCTGGTGATTGTTTTGTGGGGAGGACTCATTGGAATTGGCTGTATTACCGGTCGATCCTTGCTTCTCGATGTTCATTCCGATGCGGAGCCCGCGTGTAGGTCTGCTAATGGAGACCTTTTAACCAGCGCTTCCGAGCTCGTCTCTCCACTATTCAAATGCACGTATAAATGTTTCTCCGCAAAGACGCCCATGCGGCAAACAAACGAAATCACCGCTATACCCACCGACCAGCTTCTCGGAACATATGCCAATCTCGGTGTTGTTCTCATTGTCCCCATTATAGCGGCGGCGCAGAAATCCGTCGCTTTCAACTGGAGTCAGCATACCCCTTCGTATGCTTGCACGGCGATAGTGATGACGTGTATAAATAGCTCATTGAACCTACGCCTCTCTCAGAGCACGTACAATGCCGCCTGTCAAACCTGGTACGGTGGATACATCCTTCTATTCCACTACATGTGCAAAGCGAAATTTAAACTTGGCCTCAAAAAATTCCTTATGGTATCAATCGTCGCTCCCATTATGTTTTTTGATCTATTCTTCGACCTCGCCGCTCTACCCCTATTCGTTGCGAACATCATATTCAACGAGCTTAACTTGCTGAAAACCAATATCCCCGTGGAAGAAGAATATAGTTCTGTGGGCCAGTGGTCGCCGGTCGTGTCTGCAGCATTGGTGCTAGCGGCCTCCGTAATCAATCGATCCGCCGAATGgtggaagatgaagaaacaGCGAAGGCAACGAACAATGCCGGAACAGGAGGAAATACAGCTCCCTTCTTGGCCAACAGATTCACAACAACCACCGCTGAAGCACACTATTTATCCCGGTCAACAGGAAAGCGGTGTTGTGATCCGGGAACTAACACCACAGGAAACACTTAGGATTGATTCATTGGAGCACGAGCCATTGCCGCAAGCTCTCGTTCGTGAACACAGATTTGTATAA
- the BOS1 gene encoding protein transport protein bos1 (EggNog:ENOG410PJYZ~COG:U~TransMembrane:1 (i228-248o)), which yields MNSLFNAALKQSAAVRRDLDAFAEAPASSPAALQGQISASLASFSRTIDDYSSLSKKELIPEKQEKAFERLKNFRAELADYRTQFDRLKKERDDAQLATNRSELLGRRPHHAATPENPYAQSALPSQPSPFANPNRRQASGNTGLSFGTDPSQYSREEHALREQSFFANTNTQLDEFLDRGRAVLGDLGQQREILKGTQRKLYTVANTLGVSGETIRRVERRAKQDKWIFWIGVVIFFGFCWAVLHFLR from the exons ATG AACTCCCTTTTTAACGCGGCGCTGAAGCAATCTGCGGCTGTGCGTCGCGACCTGGACGCATTCGCTGAAGCTCCTGCCTCCTCTCCAGCCGCCCTCCAAG GCCAGATATCCGCATCCCTAGCGTCCTTCTCCCGAACTATTGATGATTATTCATCTCTTTCCAAAAAGGAACTTATCCCGGAGAAACAAGAAAAGGCTTTTGAGCGTCTGAAGAATTTCAGGGCGGAGCTCGCCGATTACAGAACCCAGTTTGACAGATTAAAAAAGGAGCGTGACGATGCG CAACTTGCGACGAATAGAAGTGAGCTGTTAGGTCGTCGACCCCATCATGCAGCTACTCCAGAAAACCCCTACGCCCAATCCGCCCTCCCTTCACAACCTTCTCCTTTTGCGAACCCCAACAGGCGCCAAGCTTCCGGAAACACGGGCCTCAGTTTTGGCACTGACCCTTCACAATATAGCCGCGAAGAACACGCACTACGAGAGCAGTCATTTTTTGCAAACACAAATACACAATTGGACGAATTCTTAGATCGTGGCCGAGCGGTTCTCGGGGATCTGGGGCAGCAGCGAGAAATACTAAAAGGCACACAGCGGAAACTATATACTGTCGCAAATACGCTCGGAGTTAGTGGAGAGACCATTCGAAGGGTGGAGAGGAGAGCTAAGCAAGACAAATGGATATTCTGGATTGGAGTGGTGATATTCTTTGGGTTTTGCTGGGCTGTGCTGCATTTTCTACGATGA
- a CDS encoding uncharacterized protein (EggNog:ENOG410PR1V~COG:S~TransMembrane:2 (i136-156o168-186i)): MSYAEAAARGASQSPKEVRIPANTAPLYQCLESYSSLTFKYRRKAAPQPAQIEVADIETTTSSLVDVDSPHINTVPSTYESQSVKTNTQAERLQREERENPREGKNKEKGKTAVGREKEKAKGAYAKLCENRTNPVLVTNAILFTAASAGLGYGAYQKYLKGVLTWDTVMWWGGGIGAAGLLDYYVSRWFVQNKYPPK, from the exons ATGTCATACGCAGAAGCCGCTGCACGAGGCGCAAGCCAAAGCCCGAAAGAAGTAAGAATTCCAGCAAACACAGCACCCCTTTATCAATGTCTTGAGAGCTATTCCTCGCTAACTTTCAAATACAGGCGTAA GGCCGCCCCCCAACCGGCTCAAATCGAAGTCGCAGATATCGAAACAACAACCTCCTCTCTTGTTGACGTCGACTCCCCCCACATCAACACCGTCCCATCGACCTACGAATCCCAATCTGTAAAAACAAATACCCAGGCTGAGCGCCTCCAGCGCGAAGAGCGTGAAAACCCTCGTGAAGGCAAGAACAAAGAGAAAGGCAAGACGGCTGTGGGtcgagagaaggaaaaggccAAAGGAGCTTATGCGAAGCTGTGTGAGAATCGGACGAATCCAGTGCTAGTGACCAACGCAATCCTGTTCACGGCTGCGAGTGCCGGATTAGGGTATGGTGCATATCAAAAGTATTTGAAGGGAGTGTTGACCTGGGACACCGTTATGTGGTGGGGCGGTGGTATCGGAGCTGCTGGACTTTTGGATTATTACGTGAGCAG GTGGTTCGTCCAGAACAAATATCCGCCAAAATAA
- the LAT1 gene encoding pyruvate dehydrogenase complex dihydrolipoamide acetyltransferase component (E2) (EggNog:ENOG410PGQ4~COG:C~BUSCO:7815at33183) yields the protein MASAAVMSRFPSCRLLVSRPASTLRESRNVYRLRDAARPQLPLYASLARYYASKSYPPHTIISMPALSPTMTAGNIGAWQKKVGDTLSPGDVLVEIETDKAQMDFEFQEEGVLAKILKEAGEKDVSVGNPIAVMVEEGTDIAQFESFSLEDAGGDKKPSTDKTPKETPESSKGPEAEAEGQSLAQDEAKPAAEEPDITGERLQPSIDREPLISPAAKALALERGVPIKTLKGTGPGGRITKEDVEKYQPTTPVGAAAGPTYEDIPASSMRKVIASRLTQSMKDNPHYFVSSTLSVTKLLKLRQALNSSADGKYKLSVNDFLIKACALALRKVPAVNSAWIEQNGQVVIRQHNTVDISVAVATPVGLITPIVKGVEGLGLESISRQVKDLGKRARDNKLKPEEFNGGTFTISNMGMNPAVERFTAVINPPQAAILAVGTTRKVAVPLETEEGTEVQWDDQIVVTGSFDHKVVDGAVGAEFMRELKKVVENPLELML from the exons ATGGCTTCCGCTGCGGTGATGTCGCGATTCCCTTCTTGTCGTCTGCTTGTCTCCAGACCCGCTTCCACCCTACGAGAGTCGCGGAATGTGTACAGACTGCGCGATGCCGCACG GCCACAATTGCCTCTCTACGCTTCCCTTGCGAGATACTATGCCTCGAAAT CTTATCCTCCCCATACTATCATCAGCATGCCAGCATTGTCGCCCACAATGACCGCAGGTAACATCGGCGCATGGCAGAAAAAGGTCGGCGACACACTGTCACCAGGCGACGTCCTGGTCGAAATTGAAACAGACAAGGCACAAATGGACTTCGAGTTCCAAGAAGAAGGTGTTCTTGCGAAAATTTTGAAGGAAGCTGGAGAAAAGGATGTTTCTGTTGGGAAT CCCATTGCCGTCATGGTTGAAGAAGGCACCGATATCGCCCAGTTCGAATCATTTTCCCTGGAAGATGCTGGCGGCGATAAGAAGCCATCTACTGATAAGACTCCAAAAGAGACTCCCGAGTCCTCAAAGGGACCTGAAGCCGAAGCCGAAGGCCAATCGCTCGCACAGGACGAGGCTAAGCCCGCCGCAGAAGAACCAGATATCACTGGGGAACGCCTTCAACCATCCATTGATAGAGAACCCTTGATCAGCCCGGCTGCCAAGGCCCTTGCTTTAGAACGTGGAGTGCCAATAAAGACCCTCAAGGGAACAGGCCCTGGAGGTCGAATCACCAAggaagatgttgaaaaaTACCAGCCCACCACGCCCGTCGGTGCTGCTGCAGGCCCAACCTACGAAGATATTCCTGCCTCATCAATGCGTAAGGTCATTGCTAGCCGCCTCACTCAATCCATGAAGGATAACCCCCATTACTTCGTCTCCTCAACTTTGTCCGTCACAAAACTCCTCAAACTTCGCCAAGCTCTAAACTCCAGTGCAGACGGCAAATACAAGCTCTCCGTTAATGACTTCCTCATCAAAGCATGTGCTCTCGCACTTCGCAAAGTCCCCGCTGTCAATTCAGCTTGGATTGAGCAGAATGGACAGGTTGTGATTCGCCAGCATAATACGGTTGATATTAGCGTTGCGGTCGCGACTCCTGTTGGGCTCATTACTCCCATCGTGAAAGGCGTGGAGGGACTTGGCCTGGAAAGCATTTCGCGTCAAGTTAAGGATCTCGGCAAGCGTGCCCGAGACAATAAGCTAAAACCTGAGGAGTTCAATGGTGGCACCTTCACCATCAGCAACATGGGTATGAATCCTGCGGTTGAAAGATTTACTGCTGTGATCAACCCTCCTCAAGCTGCTATACTTGCTGTCGGGACTACACGAAAGGTAGCCGTGCCTTTGGAGACGGAAGAGGGTACTGAGGTGCAGTGGGACGACCAGATTGTGGTCACTGGAAGCTTTGACCACAAGGTGGTCGATGGGGCAGTTGGGGCCGAGTTCATGCGAGAGTTGAAGAAAGTGGTCGAGAACCCTCTTGAACTTATGCTATGA